From a single Campylobacter concisus genomic region:
- a CDS encoding dynamin family protein — protein MFNEFINAYKARYFKVFTNDFKGELARLINDLNDPSLHISEQIKESLNLLIDTLNEPPLIAVIGQFSSGKSTFLNALLGQDILPSGLTPVTAKAVRLKFAKMPLLSVKFINGSESLLASSDLAELNKLGEQVSGMTLYAPSEILKEINFIDTPGLNSLRDADTKETKNTLKKVSGAIWLSLANNAAKASELESIKEILKANDLKAICLINQKDKLSEDELENLLKHARQTYGELFEDIIAISSKQALLGITNNDNSLLEASNFNEALKAIKECFLDKSFKENFIKARAKKIVKLLTNEQEKHLEIYDNARFILDEFSGSLDGRLETIKEEFKPKIALRYSQMSEVIKLAADEVFKLLKPFSKTKFNASKTLLNKEIYKRENFEVISLDSDEVFSKLIYEDVVFNKFFKRYKKDLKELENAITSAFNELYKNLEDKFLIYKSRYENYASFDDQVLAYETKSINTYAGRTYENFLREYETAKFKAIQKVSLFFEKLDIKLASNYENALKLAVYFIKQKIEKTLESHLQMNTPLYIPSAKDVYERMLDAFSLYEFEALMCSNSSFLNKILLDIKSDFNEIYSLKIAMLDGLKARVKEQISKIEDLCENSLLLR, from the coding sequence ATGTTTAATGAGTTTATAAATGCCTACAAAGCGAGATATTTTAAGGTCTTTACAAATGATTTTAAGGGTGAGCTAGCTAGGCTCATAAATGACCTAAACGATCCTAGTTTGCATATAAGCGAGCAGATAAAAGAGAGCTTAAATTTACTAATAGACACTCTAAATGAACCACCACTAATAGCTGTTATCGGTCAATTTTCAAGTGGAAAATCAACATTTTTAAACGCACTTCTTGGTCAAGATATCTTGCCATCAGGACTAACTCCAGTCACCGCAAAGGCTGTGAGGCTAAAATTTGCAAAGATGCCACTTCTAAGCGTGAAATTTATAAACGGTAGCGAAAGCCTGCTAGCAAGTAGCGATCTAGCCGAGCTAAATAAGTTAGGCGAGCAAGTTTCTGGTATGACGCTTTATGCACCAAGTGAAATTTTAAAAGAGATAAATTTCATCGACACTCCTGGCCTAAACTCGCTAAGAGATGCTGACACAAAAGAGACAAAAAATACGCTAAAAAAGGTTAGCGGCGCAATATGGCTAAGCCTTGCAAATAACGCCGCAAAGGCAAGCGAGCTTGAAAGTATCAAAGAAATTTTAAAAGCCAATGATCTAAAAGCGATCTGCCTAATCAACCAAAAAGACAAGCTAAGTGAGGACGAGCTTGAAAATTTGCTAAAGCACGCTAGACAAACTTATGGCGAGCTTTTTGAGGATATCATCGCTATCTCATCAAAGCAAGCTCTTCTTGGTATTACAAATAATGATAATAGCCTACTTGAAGCTTCAAATTTTAACGAAGCTCTAAAGGCCATTAAAGAGTGCTTTTTAGACAAGAGCTTTAAAGAAAATTTCATAAAAGCAAGGGCAAAAAAGATCGTAAAACTCCTAACCAACGAGCAAGAAAAACATCTAGAAATTTATGATAATGCGCGGTTTATTTTAGATGAATTTAGTGGCTCATTAGATGGGAGGCTGGAGACGATAAAAGAGGAGTTTAAGCCAAAGATCGCTTTAAGATATAGTCAAATGAGTGAAGTTATAAAACTTGCTGCTGATGAGGTATTTAAGCTACTTAAGCCATTTTCAAAGACAAAATTTAACGCTTCAAAGACGCTTTTAAATAAAGAAATTTACAAGCGTGAAAATTTTGAGGTAATAAGCCTTGATAGCGACGAAGTCTTTTCAAAACTTATCTACGAAGATGTGGTTTTTAATAAATTTTTTAAACGCTACAAAAAAGATTTAAAAGAGCTAGAAAATGCAATAACTTCAGCGTTTAATGAGCTTTATAAAAATTTAGAGGATAAATTTTTAATATATAAATCTCGCTATGAAAATTACGCTAGCTTTGATGATCAAGTCTTGGCTTACGAAACAAAATCCATAAATACCTATGCCGGACGGACATATGAAAATTTTTTAAGAGAGTATGAAACGGCTAAATTTAAGGCCATACAAAAGGTCTCTTTGTTTTTTGAAAAGCTTGATATAAAGCTAGCCTCAAACTATGAAAACGCGCTCAAACTCGCGGTTTATTTTATAAAACAAAAGATAGAAAAGACGCTGGAATCGCATCTGCAAATGAATACGCCACTTTATATTCCAAGTGCAAAAGATGTCTATGAGCGTATGCTCGATGCGTTTAGCCTTTATGAGTTTGAAGCTTTAATGTGCTCAAATAGCTCGTTTTTAAATAAAATTTTGCTTGATATAAAGAGCGATTTTAATGAAATTTATAGTTTAAAAATAGCAATGCTTGATGGCTTAAAAGCAAGAGTTAAAGAGCAAATTTCAAAGATCGAAGACCTTTGTGAAAATTCATTGCTATTAAGATAA
- a CDS encoding putative quinol monooxygenase codes for MIGFYVNVKLKAGCEAKFEEILKEIVPASKKDKGCISYECGIVAGGKNEYCFMEIWEDLASQKEHMKSAHMVKNAAALEGCKESQEVKIVNFVSVKE; via the coding sequence ATGATTGGATTTTATGTAAATGTAAAGTTAAAAGCTGGATGTGAGGCGAAATTTGAAGAAATTTTAAAAGAGATCGTGCCAGCTTCAAAGAAAGATAAAGGCTGCATAAGCTACGAGTGCGGCATAGTTGCGGGTGGTAAAAACGAATACTGTTTTATGGAAATTTGGGAAGATCTTGCAAGCCAAAAAGAGCATATGAAAAGCGCTCATATGGTGAAAAACGCAGCTGCACTGGAGGGTTGCAAAGAGAGCCAAGAGGTAAAAATAGTAAATTTTGTGAGCGTAAAGGAATAA
- a CDS encoding dynamin family protein: MDEFLNHAWHLNKIYANTDASVPFYPDLLALLLSCDEKNLDEFMALAEFRTILKKLGVGLDIFSIQSAQLATLKALNEAKISSDELIIYLQRLRDEKIISHEKFDFLIKFISKNSNQNKAEISNAKPKDHFHKSLDFLNEINEKASMLDEDKEFLLALKNAKKRSNETLFNIAVSGIINSGKSTLLNALLNKSVLGTSNVPETINLTILKHASNSHAKVNFYSPYELEKLGLSSKNLLANSVEISLDEIKNYTSSSSKTANLVKSVELYDDLELLRDNVCIIDTPGIDDAIVLREQITTNFMKECDLLAHLMNASQSATQKDALFLKKCLENSHIVRVAIVLTHADELNAKDINETLNYVKKAIGEQINDIKIDYFALSAKAYLDGALNSGVPEFKEYLYDVLFGKDSKKSALILSSYQKELQNILKTKLEATKAEILELKAFGLELEALQNEQANIKNSLNENFIKLERLLETELKKLDDKNAKDIYKMGLEALLQNLNEKIKSEIAYCKSKRENLNLKRLTQIAKTTLCDGVAALMREARNETLVQTKSCEQNIALSFDGFKVSENKIFSINDFLKQMGVELDFSELLDELEAKILSKNEPDEALLGLRQNLLNNKSISQFCETLAEHEKKLLKERVKAYEMSQKETLNQRLLVLNEKLNELNLQNQSSISKLKQKTSLQDEIYSLLEDIKNV, from the coding sequence ATGGACGAGTTTTTAAATCACGCTTGGCATTTAAATAAAATTTACGCCAACACTGATGCGAGCGTACCTTTTTACCCAGATCTACTGGCGCTTCTTTTATCTTGTGATGAGAAAAATTTAGATGAGTTTATGGCTCTTGCTGAGTTTAGAACTATCTTAAAAAAACTAGGCGTTGGACTTGATATCTTTAGCATACAAAGTGCCCAGCTAGCCACGCTAAAAGCACTAAATGAGGCAAAAATTTCAAGCGATGAACTCATAATCTACTTACAAAGGCTACGTGACGAAAAGATAATTAGCCATGAAAAATTTGATTTTTTAATAAAATTTATAAGCAAAAACTCAAATCAAAATAAGGCTGAAATTTCTAATGCAAAGCCAAAAGATCATTTTCACAAGAGCTTGGATTTTCTAAACGAGATAAATGAAAAAGCAAGCATGCTTGATGAAGATAAAGAATTTTTACTAGCTTTGAAAAATGCCAAGAAAAGATCAAATGAAACGCTTTTTAACATCGCAGTAAGCGGCATCATAAACTCTGGCAAATCAACGCTTTTAAATGCGCTTTTAAACAAATCCGTCCTAGGCACTTCAAATGTGCCTGAAACCATAAATTTAACCATCTTAAAGCACGCATCAAATAGCCATGCAAAGGTAAATTTTTATAGCCCATACGAGCTAGAAAAGCTTGGACTTTCAAGCAAAAATTTACTAGCTAATAGCGTAGAGATCAGCCTAGATGAGATAAAAAACTATACATCTTCAAGCTCAAAAACGGCAAATCTCGTAAAAAGCGTTGAGCTTTATGATGACTTGGAGCTTTTAAGAGATAATGTCTGCATCATAGACACTCCGGGCATAGATGATGCGATTGTTTTAAGAGAGCAAATTACTACAAATTTTATGAAAGAGTGCGACCTTTTGGCTCATCTCATGAATGCTTCGCAAAGCGCAACGCAAAAAGACGCACTATTTTTGAAAAAATGCCTTGAAAACTCGCACATCGTAAGAGTTGCTATCGTGCTAACTCACGCTGATGAGTTAAACGCAAAGGATATTAATGAAACGCTTAACTACGTAAAAAAGGCGATTGGCGAGCAGATAAATGATATAAAGATAGATTATTTTGCCCTTAGTGCAAAAGCTTATCTTGATGGCGCTTTAAATAGTGGTGTGCCGGAGTTTAAAGAGTATCTTTACGATGTGCTTTTTGGTAAAGACTCTAAAAAATCAGCTCTAATTTTAAGCTCATATCAAAAAGAATTACAAAATATTTTAAAAACAAAACTCGAAGCCACAAAGGCTGAAATTTTAGAGCTTAAGGCATTTGGTTTAGAGCTAGAAGCTTTGCAAAACGAGCAAGCAAATATCAAAAATTCTCTTAATGAAAATTTCATAAAACTTGAAAGGCTTTTAGAAACCGAGCTAAAAAAACTCGATGATAAAAATGCAAAAGATATCTATAAAATGGGGCTTGAAGCACTACTACAAAATCTAAATGAAAAGATTAAGAGTGAAATCGCTTACTGTAAAAGCAAAAGAGAAAATTTAAATCTAAAACGTCTTACACAAATAGCGAAAACTACACTTTGTGACGGAGTTGCGGCACTTATGAGAGAGGCTAGAAATGAAACTTTAGTGCAGACAAAGTCATGCGAGCAAAATATTGCTTTAAGTTTTGATGGCTTTAAGGTGAGTGAAAATAAAATTTTTAGTATAAATGACTTTTTAAAGCAAATGGGCGTAGAGCTTGATTTTAGCGAGCTTTTAGATGAGCTTGAAGCTAAAATTTTAAGCAAAAATGAGCCAGATGAGGCGCTTTTGGGTTTAAGACAAAATTTACTTAACAATAAAAGCATATCGCAGTTTTGTGAGACGCTAGCAGAACATGAAAAAAAGCTGCTAAAAGAGCGAGTAAAGGCTTATGAGATGAGCCAAAAAGAGACTCTAAACCAAAGACTTTTAGTGCTCAATGAAAAACTTAATGAGCTAAATTTACAAAATCAAAGCTCAATTTCAAAGCTTAAACAAAAGACCTCCTTGCAAGATGAAATTTACTCACTTTTAGAGGATATTAAAAATGTTTAA
- the tsaD gene encoding tRNA (adenosine(37)-N6)-threonylcarbamoyltransferase complex transferase subunit TsaD: MILGIESSCDDSSVALIDERTLEKIYYKKISQEEEHAIFGGVVPELAARLHTKALPALLEDILPNFKDIKAVAVTNEPGLSVSLIGGVSMAKALSVALNIPLIAVNHLVGHIYSLFLDREATFPLGVLLVSGGHTMILEIDENGEITELASTSDDSFGESFDKVAKMLDLGYPGGAVVQQNALLCKDKERFHFTIPLLHDKRLEYSFSGLKNQVRVEISKLKSITPKDISDICYAFENTACGHILNKLEKVFCLRNFKRFGVVGGASANLNLRKRLETLCQKNECELLLAPLEFCSDNALMIARAGREKYLKGEFVNHSELNINPRVSFKKLELN; the protein is encoded by the coding sequence ATGATACTTGGCATCGAAAGTAGCTGCGATGATAGCTCGGTCGCACTAATAGATGAACGCACTTTAGAGAAAATTTATTATAAAAAAATTTCTCAAGAGGAGGAGCACGCTATCTTTGGTGGCGTTGTTCCTGAGCTTGCAGCTAGACTTCACACAAAGGCACTGCCAGCACTTTTAGAGGATATCTTGCCAAATTTTAAAGATATAAAAGCGGTCGCTGTGACAAATGAGCCAGGGTTAAGTGTGAGCCTAATAGGCGGCGTCAGTATGGCAAAAGCGCTAAGCGTGGCTCTAAATATCCCGCTAATTGCCGTAAATCATTTAGTTGGCCACATCTACTCACTATTTTTAGATCGCGAAGCCACCTTTCCACTTGGCGTCCTGCTAGTAAGTGGTGGGCATACGATGATCCTAGAGATTGACGAAAATGGTGAAATCACTGAGCTAGCAAGCACTAGCGATGATAGCTTTGGTGAGAGCTTTGACAAGGTTGCTAAAATGCTTGATCTTGGCTATCCAGGCGGTGCCGTAGTTCAGCAAAATGCCCTACTTTGCAAAGACAAAGAGAGGTTTCATTTTACCATTCCACTTCTTCATGATAAACGCCTTGAATATAGTTTTTCAGGGCTTAAAAACCAAGTCAGAGTCGAAATTTCAAAGCTAAAAAGTATCACTCCAAAAGATATTTCTGACATCTGCTACGCATTTGAAAATACTGCCTGTGGGCACATTTTAAACAAGCTTGAAAAGGTCTTTTGTTTAAGAAATTTTAAGCGTTTTGGCGTAGTTGGCGGTGCAAGTGCAAATCTAAATTTACGAAAAAGACTTGAAACGCTTTGCCAAAAAAATGAGTGCGAGCTTTTGCTAGCTCCACTTGAGTTTTGCTCTGACAATGCCTTAATGATAGCAAGAGCAGGACGTGAAAAATACCTAAAAGGCGAGTTTGTAAACCATAGCGAGCTAAATATAAACCCAAGAGTTAGCTTTAAAAAGCTTGAGTTAAATTAA
- a CDS encoding M16 family metallopeptidase, with amino-acid sequence MRKILLLFCLVMGLFALQNDKDMLNGELKNGLKYYIKENKFPQKTAIFYLVINSGSTDEKDGEQGLAHFLEHMAFNGSRDFSKNELIKQLESLGVKFGADLNAQTSYDQTSYVLTINVNEKNLQDTFKVFSNWIDGVKIDPKELDKERGVIMEEERQRNTPGYRLYLAQTKDIFEGSIYLKRVPIGDMNVIKSVDAKHMQEFYERLYQPRFMSFVAVGDFDKNEIKSLIEKSFSQAKNTNSYIHPEKNISFKNGLNIFNYDSNETGMELVRLSYFDKFSPVLNEADAKRNLEDALIASLINILYEQKNANNSSNLSTDFIAQTLQAKQKIYSFETNVLGGDFNASLKDMLGVIKGIREFGFNKDEFEDVKKAFAANVDAKFKRSKTKKSSAYAGQILNMIENGGFVLSDEDDKELSLKLLNEITLADVNDRFRQILAISDERVRIFSKDGFKLSKDEFLKLFAKAPAYNTNLSANNNDKSLGNENLEPKEISSRSFDEKNGIYTYKMQNGSQVIFRPIATKKDSVLFAAVSKGGTSNLTDPKLGSFAVALTNESGVGKFNNYELSKALNGKIVSYEKGIEALTQGIYGSSSTSDLSSLLAVINLEFNAPRADVNVLERIKQRAKDELSKEQNLPEYKFSTEFSKFFYENNKRATPLEMADIDALKLNELKEIIKDKFTNAASYTFVIIGDTDEERFLPLIKKYIATLPKLGEAEEFKDDGVRSIKGQHTFKREYQSTKRSDVGINIINSDAKYSFEKAIRLRALSEILKTALREKIREDKGQTYGFSLNAKLARYPFEHSDMLISFTCDPANTDKIITEIKQIIASIKSSGAILPKHLEDFKAQSEISIKKDYEKPEFWQKLIISNKIFNTPLYTADKYTSVVKAITNDDIKEAAKLYLDEKNMVISINNPK; translated from the coding sequence ATGAGAAAAATTTTGTTGCTTTTTTGTCTAGTAATGGGTCTTTTTGCACTTCAAAACGATAAAGATATGTTAAATGGAGAGCTAAAAAACGGGCTAAAATACTATATCAAAGAGAATAAATTTCCACAAAAAACAGCTATTTTTTATCTTGTTATAAATTCTGGTTCAACTGATGAAAAAGATGGCGAGCAAGGTCTTGCTCACTTTTTGGAGCACATGGCATTTAATGGCAGCCGTGACTTTAGTAAAAATGAGCTCATTAAACAGCTTGAGAGCCTTGGTGTGAAATTTGGAGCCGATCTAAACGCGCAGACGAGCTACGATCAGACGAGCTATGTCTTAACGATTAATGTAAATGAGAAAAATTTACAAGATACATTCAAGGTCTTTTCGAATTGGATAGATGGCGTTAAAATCGATCCTAAGGAGCTTGATAAAGAGCGTGGAGTCATAATGGAAGAAGAGCGTCAGAGAAATACGCCAGGATATAGGCTTTATTTGGCTCAAACAAAGGATATTTTTGAGGGCAGTATCTATCTAAAAAGAGTGCCAATAGGTGACATGAACGTCATCAAAAGCGTAGATGCTAAGCACATGCAAGAATTTTACGAGAGGCTTTATCAGCCAAGATTTATGAGCTTTGTTGCTGTTGGCGACTTTGATAAAAATGAGATAAAAAGCTTAATCGAAAAAAGCTTTAGTCAAGCAAAAAATACAAATTCTTACATTCATCCAGAAAAAAATATCAGCTTTAAAAATGGTTTAAATATTTTTAACTATGACTCGAATGAAACTGGAATGGAACTAGTTAGACTAAGCTATTTTGATAAATTTAGCCCAGTTTTAAATGAGGCTGACGCAAAGAGAAATTTAGAAGACGCACTTATCGCAAGCCTGATAAATATACTTTATGAGCAAAAAAATGCAAATAATTCATCAAATTTAAGCACTGATTTTATAGCTCAAACACTTCAAGCAAAGCAGAAAATTTATAGTTTTGAAACAAATGTACTTGGAGGCGATTTTAACGCAAGTCTTAAAGATATGCTTGGCGTTATAAAAGGCATTAGAGAGTTTGGCTTTAATAAAGATGAATTTGAAGATGTGAAAAAGGCGTTTGCGGCAAATGTGGATGCAAAATTTAAACGCTCAAAGACTAAAAAGTCAAGCGCTTACGCAGGACAAATTTTAAACATGATAGAAAATGGTGGCTTTGTGTTAAGCGATGAAGACGACAAAGAGCTTAGTTTAAAGCTATTAAACGAGATTACATTAGCTGACGTGAATGATAGGTTTAGGCAAATTTTGGCTATTTCTGATGAGCGTGTAAGAATTTTTAGCAAAGATGGTTTTAAGCTTAGCAAAGATGAGTTTTTAAAGCTTTTTGCCAAGGCGCCTGCTTATAACACAAACCTATCTGCTAATAACAACGATAAGAGCCTAGGCAATGAAAATTTAGAGCCAAAAGAGATAAGCTCAAGAAGCTTTGATGAAAAAAATGGAATTTATACCTACAAAATGCAAAATGGCTCGCAAGTTATCTTTAGGCCAATAGCTACTAAAAAAGATAGCGTTTTGTTTGCAGCCGTCAGCAAAGGAGGCACATCAAATTTGACTGATCCAAAGCTTGGTAGCTTTGCAGTGGCACTTACAAACGAGAGTGGCGTTGGTAAATTTAATAACTATGAGCTTTCAAAGGCACTAAATGGCAAGATCGTAAGCTACGAAAAGGGTATAGAAGCACTTACGCAAGGCATTTATGGCTCATCAAGCACCAGCGATCTTAGCTCGCTGCTAGCTGTTATAAATTTAGAATTTAACGCTCCAAGAGCCGATGTAAACGTGCTTGAGAGGATAAAGCAAAGAGCAAAAGATGAGCTAAGCAAAGAGCAAAATTTGCCTGAATATAAATTTAGCACCGAATTTAGTAAGTTTTTTTATGAAAACAATAAACGTGCCACGCCGCTTGAGATGGCTGATATCGATGCGTTAAAGCTAAATGAGCTAAAAGAGATCATCAAAGATAAATTTACAAACGCAGCCTCATATACTTTTGTAATCATCGGCGACACCGACGAAGAGAGGTTTTTGCCACTTATCAAAAAGTATATCGCCACTTTACCAAAGCTTGGCGAGGCTGAAGAATTTAAAGACGATGGCGTGCGAAGTATCAAGGGGCAGCACACCTTTAAAAGAGAGTATCAAAGCACAAAAAGAAGCGATGTTGGCATAAATATCATAAATTCTGATGCGAAATATAGCTTTGAAAAAGCGATTAGACTAAGAGCATTAAGTGAAATTTTAAAAACGGCGCTTCGAGAAAAGATCAGAGAAGATAAGGGACAAACATACGGCTTTAGTCTAAATGCCAAGCTCGCACGCTATCCTTTTGAGCATTCAGATATGCTAATTAGTTTTACTTGTGATCCTGCAAATACGGACAAGATCATCACCGAGATAAAGCAGATAATAGCTAGCATCAAGAGTAGTGGCGCGATCTTGCCAAAGCATTTGGAGGATTTTAAGGCACAGAGTGAAATTTCTATAAAAAAAGATTATGAAAAGCCTGAGTTTTGGCAAAAGCTCATCATCTCAAATAAAATTTTTAACACACCACTTTATACGGCTGATAAGTACACAAGTGTGGTAAAAGCCATCACAAATGACGATATCAAAGAGGCTGCTAAACTATATCTTGATGAGAAAAATATGGTGATAAGTATAAATAATCCAAAGTAG
- a CDS encoding molybdopterin-dependent oxidoreductase, producing MKRRDFLRLSALGAASLQAKELGSAEQALFDKQSGLSANKFGAFYVRTIAGRVVETVPFEGDAYPNELNNAVIDYIQNESRVKYPFVRKSFLANPNNPKPELRGKEEFVRVSWDEAIKLSAKILKENFDKYGAEAIYGQVYQWGSLGKVGHSQKTAKRLLNVLGGYVNELGGYSYGAATVIMPHVTGFVDPALAPTKWEAILKNAKTIVFWGTNPVVSNKIAIGVPLHNSYKYYDEIRKKGESDEMKIYSVDVYHNDSAKYFDSKYLEVVPCTDTAMMIGTCNYLYEKGLYSKEFIEKYTVGFDKFKEYMLGTKDGVNKNLAWASKICGVSEQDLAKFSEDLAKNDSVIISGYAIQRQDHGEMAYWALVTLNAMLGHIGKEGCGFVTNDGMHKNADESFIAPKLAAFETKVPQKFIDSGLVPKTKDYEMPNSRLIDALLSPGKEITRNGKSYKLPKIRVMFNANGSTFTRHPDANRAIKAMRNVNAIITCEPFWTSTAKFSDIVLPAALEYERTDIEMANSTSEYLFAMKPLVKPFGESKSDFEIARLIAKEWGREEAFSEGKSELEWVKTIYEDAVKKATELGYESMPSFEEFWEKGYFRFDKIDEKKRYFTNYKKFRDDPVANPLKTPSGKIEIYSETVAGFGYDDCPPHAAWLEPFEWLGAKNKKYPIAISGAHSKFRLHSQLNNSVLRNFNEIAEREPVLINPKTAETRGIKMGDVVRVFNDRGEILCGAFVTEDVPQNVVIVSEGAWYDPEKPGEKSLCLHGNLNVLTKDVPSSKMSQSNTAHTSLVNVEKFKGVPKRVTAFDAPKIGVMHA from the coding sequence ATGAAAAGACGAGACTTTTTAAGATTAAGCGCATTAGGCGCGGCTAGCCTTCAAGCAAAAGAGCTTGGAAGCGCAGAGCAAGCGTTATTTGACAAACAAAGCGGACTAAGCGCAAATAAATTTGGCGCATTTTATGTAAGAACTATCGCTGGACGCGTGGTTGAGACCGTGCCATTTGAGGGCGATGCTTATCCAAACGAGCTAAATAACGCAGTAATTGACTACATCCAAAATGAGAGCAGGGTAAAATATCCATTTGTTAGAAAGAGCTTTTTAGCCAATCCAAACAACCCAAAACCAGAGCTTCGTGGTAAAGAGGAATTTGTGCGTGTGAGCTGGGACGAGGCTATAAAGCTAAGTGCAAAAATTTTAAAAGAAAATTTTGATAAATACGGTGCTGAAGCGATCTACGGACAGGTTTATCAGTGGGGTAGCCTTGGCAAAGTTGGCCACAGCCAAAAGACCGCAAAAAGGCTACTTAACGTGCTTGGCGGCTACGTAAATGAGCTAGGGGGCTACTCATACGGTGCAGCGACTGTCATTATGCCTCACGTCACTGGCTTCGTCGATCCTGCGCTAGCACCAACAAAGTGGGAGGCTATCTTAAAAAATGCCAAAACGATCGTATTTTGGGGCACAAACCCAGTCGTTTCAAACAAGATCGCCATTGGCGTGCCGCTTCACAACTCATATAAATACTACGATGAGATCAGAAAAAAAGGCGAAAGCGACGAGATGAAAATTTATAGCGTTGACGTTTATCACAACGATAGCGCAAAATACTTTGACTCAAAATACCTTGAAGTCGTGCCTTGCACCGATACGGCGATGATGATAGGTACGTGTAACTACCTTTATGAAAAAGGGCTTTATAGCAAAGAATTTATAGAAAAATACACAGTTGGCTTTGATAAATTTAAAGAGTACATGCTTGGCACAAAAGACGGGGTCAATAAAAACCTAGCTTGGGCAAGCAAAATTTGTGGTGTGAGCGAGCAAGATCTTGCTAAATTTAGTGAGGATCTAGCTAAAAATGACTCAGTGATAATTAGTGGCTACGCCATTCAAAGACAAGATCACGGTGAGATGGCGTACTGGGCGCTTGTGACGCTAAATGCGATGCTTGGTCACATCGGCAAAGAGGGTTGTGGCTTTGTCACAAATGACGGCATGCACAAAAATGCTGATGAGAGCTTCATAGCGCCTAAACTAGCGGCATTTGAGACGAAGGTACCTCAAAAATTTATTGATAGCGGGCTGGTACCAAAGACAAAGGACTACGAAATGCCAAACTCAAGGCTCATAGACGCGCTTCTAAGCCCAGGCAAGGAGATAACAAGAAATGGCAAGAGCTATAAACTGCCAAAGATTAGAGTGATGTTTAATGCAAATGGCTCGACTTTCACAAGGCATCCTGACGCAAACAGGGCGATAAAAGCTATGCGAAACGTTAATGCTATCATCACTTGCGAGCCGTTTTGGACAAGTACAGCTAAATTTAGTGACATCGTCTTACCAGCTGCGCTTGAGTACGAGCGAACAGACATCGAAATGGCAAACTCTACAAGTGAGTATTTATTTGCTATGAAGCCACTAGTTAAGCCATTTGGCGAGAGTAAGAGTGACTTCGAGATCGCAAGGCTGATCGCCAAAGAGTGGGGCAGGGAAGAGGCATTTAGCGAGGGCAAAAGTGAGCTAGAGTGGGTCAAGACAATATATGAAGATGCCGTTAAAAAGGCTACTGAGCTTGGGTATGAGAGCATGCCTAGCTTTGAGGAATTTTGGGAGAAGGGATACTTTAGATTTGACAAGATCGATGAGAAAAAACGCTACTTCACAAACTACAAGAAATTCCGCGACGATCCAGTGGCAAATCCGCTAAAAACGCCATCTGGTAAGATAGAAATTTACTCTGAGACTGTCGCTGGCTTTGGCTATGATGACTGCCCACCGCATGCAGCTTGGCTTGAGCCGTTTGAGTGGCTTGGCGCAAAAAATAAAAAATATCCTATCGCAATTAGCGGCGCACACTCTAAATTTAGGCTTCACTCGCAGCTAAATAACTCCGTGCTTCGCAACTTTAACGAGATCGCAGAGCGTGAGCCAGTGCTTATAAATCCAAAGACAGCCGAGACTAGAGGGATAAAGATGGGCGACGTGGTACGTGTGTTTAATGATAGAGGCGAAATTTTGTGCGGTGCCTTTGTGACCGAGGATGTGCCACAAAATGTCGTAATAGTAAGCGAAGGTGCTTGGTACGACCCTGAAAAACCGGGCGAAAAGAGCCTTTGCTTGCACGGAAATTTAAATGTGCTCACAAAAGACGTGCCATCAAGCAAGATGAGCCAGAGCAACACCGCTCACACAAGCCTTGTGAATGTCGAGAAATTTAAAGGCGTGCCAAAGCGTGTAACTGCATTTGACGCACCAAAGATCGGCGTAATGCACGCATAA